Proteins from a genomic interval of Pseudoalteromonas sp. MEBiC 03607:
- a CDS encoding winged helix-turn-helix transcriptional regulator — MTSPNRLRMLDRIDLAILDALQKNGRISNVNLAKQVNLSPSPCLDRVKRLEQEGYIEGYYAKLSEAKLNQSLLAHVQVSLVTSNTSVFKVFREYILNIPQVVECDMVAGGYDYLLKVRVSDMDEYRQVLGDLVDIPGVGTHHTYMVIEKIKQDSGLLFDI, encoded by the coding sequence ATGACTAGTCCGAATAGATTACGCATGTTAGATCGCATCGATTTAGCAATTTTAGACGCTCTGCAAAAAAATGGCAGAATATCTAATGTGAACCTGGCAAAACAGGTAAATTTAAGCCCAAGTCCATGTCTTGACCGTGTAAAGCGTCTTGAACAAGAGGGCTATATTGAAGGCTATTATGCCAAGCTAAGTGAAGCAAAACTAAATCAAAGTTTATTAGCACATGTACAGGTATCACTTGTCACATCGAATACATCGGTGTTTAAAGTATTTCGCGAATATATTTTAAATATCCCACAAGTTGTTGAGTGCGATATGGTCGCAGGTGGCTACGATTACTTATTAAAAGTACGAGTTTCAGATATGGATGAATATCGTCAGGTATTGGGTGATTTAGTTGATATACCGGGGGTAGGCACCCATCACACTTATATGGTGATTGAGAAAATCAAGCAAGACAGTGGTTTGCTCTTTGATATCTAA
- a CDS encoding HD-GYP domain-containing protein has product MKTLPINQLKPGMFVHGVTKQTGKIRIKNQGWVKTQGSIDKLKQAGILEIEIDPDKTLNLDSDNKITEKPKPAAPAVSSKPFDPWHTTHSMSAEMTKANSLYTEAKSLQSKAFADIREGNKIDVAPFQELASGFIDSVFRNQDALTCITRMREKDAYLLEHSINVSILISIFAKHLGIEKSIIQELATGALLHDIGKINIPDKILNKPGKLTDEEYQLVQNHARFSKEILEQSGLSGIAVDIAGFHHERLDGSGYPFGKSGDEISLYVRMASIVDVYDALTAERVYKAGMEPIKAFKILKDGCPDSFDGDLVTKFIQCIGIHPVGTLVRLESQKLGVVTRSNPTSPLKPQVKVFYHAKHTRYTEVQDIDLANSRCHDSLEAAVRPSEFNIDLIRFFKSSILP; this is encoded by the coding sequence TTGAAAACACTCCCTATCAATCAACTTAAACCTGGCATGTTTGTTCACGGCGTGACAAAACAGACAGGCAAGATCCGTATAAAAAACCAAGGTTGGGTAAAAACACAAGGCAGTATTGATAAGCTTAAGCAAGCTGGTATTTTAGAAATTGAAATCGATCCTGATAAAACGCTAAATCTTGATAGTGACAATAAAATCACTGAAAAACCAAAACCTGCAGCACCAGCCGTCTCTTCTAAGCCATTCGATCCATGGCACACTACGCACAGTATGTCGGCAGAGATGACAAAAGCAAATAGTCTTTATACAGAAGCCAAATCACTCCAAAGCAAAGCATTTGCAGACATTCGAGAAGGAAACAAAATTGATGTTGCCCCTTTTCAAGAGCTAGCAAGCGGTTTTATCGATTCTGTGTTTAGAAATCAAGATGCATTAACCTGTATCACTCGCATGCGAGAAAAAGATGCTTACTTACTTGAGCATTCAATTAACGTGTCTATTTTGATCAGCATTTTTGCAAAGCATTTAGGTATCGAAAAATCGATTATTCAAGAACTTGCCACCGGTGCATTACTTCATGATATCGGCAAAATTAATATCCCCGATAAAATACTCAATAAACCAGGTAAATTGACTGATGAAGAGTACCAACTCGTTCAAAATCATGCGCGCTTTAGCAAAGAAATATTAGAGCAGTCTGGCCTCAGTGGTATTGCCGTTGATATTGCAGGCTTTCACCATGAGCGCTTAGATGGTAGTGGGTATCCTTTTGGTAAAAGTGGCGATGAAATAAGCCTGTATGTACGTATGGCCTCGATTGTTGATGTGTATGATGCATTGACCGCAGAAAGAGTCTACAAGGCAGGAATGGAACCAATCAAAGCATTCAAAATTTTAAAAGATGGCTGCCCAGATAGTTTCGATGGTGATTTGGTCACTAAATTTATTCAATGCATTGGTATTCACCCAGTTGGCACATTGGTAAGGCTAGAAAGCCAAAAACTTGGTGTGGTTACTCGCAGCAACCCAACAAGCCCACTTAAACCTCAAGTGAAAGTCTTTTATCACGCTAAACATACCCGATATACAGAAGTACAAGATATCGATTTAGCAAACAGTCGCTGCCACGACAGCCTTGAAGCAGCGGTCAGACCGAGTGAATTTAACATCGATCTAATCCGTTTTTTCAAAAGCTCTATTCTACCTTAA
- the putA gene encoding bifunctional proline dehydrogenase/L-glutamate gamma-semialdehyde dehydrogenase PutA, which translates to MLFNGDLTTECPIRQKIRDFYRIDENAVIDHILPLAEVGVKARSRAWERARQMVLNIRRDQDGQSGVDALLNEFSLSSEEGVVLMCLAEALLRVPDKATQESLIRDKLAKGDWSSHLGSSDSLFVNASSWGLLVTGKMVNYSDKSKEQQFGVLKKTIGRLGEPVIRKSVNFAMKIMGKQFVMGRTIDEAIERAADKEQKGYVYSYDMLGEGARTMKDAERYFNSYMTAIHAIGKAANGRGPIKSPGISVKISAIHPRYEFTHRERVIAEIVPKLKELALAAKSYDIGFTVDAEEADRLDISLDVIEAVFSDDDLGNWNGFGLAVQAYQKRAIFVVEWVADLARRVGRKLMVRLVKGAYWDTEIKTTQQDGLDHYPVFTRKATTDVSYKACAIKLLEARDVLYPQFATHNAYTAATILEVAKGDHEGFEFQRLHGMGESLFDQIVTQEKIQCRVYAPVGQHEDLLAYLVRRLLENGANSSFVNAIVDTTKPVESLLPDPVETLQGLRNKYNTQIKMPIDLYGEERANSKGMDLTDINVITPFKENLDAWFAEHRIDLNDVPEGSLAVKNPANHKEVIGHVKLHSSEEMTALLENAEKAFESWSQTPVKERANLLRRIADILERHHDELVAICIKEAGKITKDGIDEVREAVDFCRYYAARAEELAQDERFEARGVILCISPWNFPLAIFLGQVAAAIVTGNTVIAKPAEQTSLIALRTIELMLSVGLPEHVVQPVIARGSDVGKTIVPDERIQAVMFTGSTETGTLISQTLAARNDIQVPLIAETGGQNCMIVDSTALPEQVVDDVISSGFQSAGQRCSALRVLFLQEDVADGIIEMLKGALKELHVGDPSLLSTDIGPVIDEKALKNLNEHVEYLKGNATLHYECEIPDNNENGAYFFAPRLYEIKDLSVLKREVFGPCVHIIRFKGTELDNVIDQINGTGFGLTMGVHSRIEERCEYLAKMSRAGNVYINRNMIGAIVGVQPFGGRGLSGTGPKAGGPNYLQRLVKEKASPDNVQMTNLTPDELDTHHYSGAAEQVAKLMENSLRDEKIWRSTPLNDRVSAVRQLLAKVATVEIIDELADDLALTLADARAQLNRLEKHMRKHTVLPGPTGESNTLHLEPRGCVVCYADKSTSFNFWAISIITALAAGNTVITVASELFYDEAVAFKDKFISTGIAEGVFQVAKPNQLQAILAHPHLAGAVVAARSSRLGYFSQQLAQRKGAILPVISSEYYDTLIKRLLTEKTISIDTTASGGNTSLMTLVEDDE; encoded by the coding sequence ATGCTATTTAATGGCGATTTGACAACTGAATGTCCAATAAGACAAAAAATCCGTGATTTTTACCGTATTGATGAAAACGCGGTAATTGATCATATTTTGCCTTTGGCTGAAGTAGGCGTGAAAGCGCGTAGCCGAGCGTGGGAACGTGCTCGTCAAATGGTTTTAAATATCCGTCGCGATCAGGATGGTCAAAGCGGTGTAGATGCACTACTTAACGAATTTTCATTATCAAGTGAAGAAGGCGTTGTTTTAATGTGTCTTGCTGAAGCACTACTACGCGTACCAGATAAAGCAACGCAAGAGTCGCTAATTCGTGACAAGCTTGCTAAAGGTGACTGGAGTTCGCACTTAGGTAGCAGTGACTCATTATTTGTAAATGCATCATCTTGGGGTCTGTTAGTAACTGGTAAAATGGTTAACTACAGCGACAAGTCTAAAGAACAACAATTTGGTGTGCTGAAAAAGACCATTGGTCGCTTAGGTGAGCCTGTTATTCGTAAATCTGTGAACTTCGCTATGAAGATCATGGGTAAGCAATTCGTTATGGGTCGTACCATTGACGAAGCGATTGAACGTGCGGCAGATAAAGAACAAAAAGGCTACGTTTACTCATACGATATGCTAGGTGAAGGCGCTCGCACAATGAAAGATGCAGAGCGTTACTTCAACAGCTACATGACGGCTATCCATGCAATTGGTAAAGCGGCAAATGGCCGTGGTCCTATCAAAAGCCCAGGTATCTCAGTTAAGATTTCTGCAATTCACCCACGCTATGAATTCACTCATCGCGAGCGCGTAATTGCTGAAATCGTACCTAAGTTAAAAGAACTTGCCCTTGCAGCGAAAAGCTACGACATCGGCTTCACTGTTGATGCTGAAGAAGCTGATCGTTTAGATATCTCACTAGATGTTATTGAAGCTGTATTTAGTGATGACGATTTAGGTAACTGGAATGGTTTTGGTTTAGCTGTTCAAGCATACCAAAAACGCGCTATTTTTGTGGTTGAGTGGGTTGCTGATCTTGCTCGTCGCGTTGGCCGTAAATTAATGGTTCGCCTTGTTAAAGGTGCATACTGGGATACAGAAATCAAAACTACTCAGCAAGATGGTTTAGATCACTACCCTGTATTTACTCGTAAAGCGACAACTGACGTTTCTTACAAAGCCTGTGCTATCAAGCTACTTGAAGCACGTGATGTGCTTTACCCGCAATTTGCAACACACAATGCTTACACTGCAGCAACTATTTTAGAAGTTGCTAAAGGCGACCACGAAGGCTTTGAATTCCAACGCCTACACGGTATGGGTGAGTCGTTATTCGACCAAATCGTAACCCAAGAAAAAATTCAATGTCGCGTTTATGCGCCTGTTGGTCAACACGAAGACTTACTTGCATACTTAGTTCGTCGTTTATTAGAAAACGGTGCTAACTCATCATTCGTAAATGCGATTGTTGATACCACTAAGCCTGTTGAGTCACTTTTACCTGACCCAGTAGAAACACTGCAAGGTTTACGTAACAAGTACAACACGCAAATTAAAATGCCAATTGATTTATATGGTGAAGAACGTGCTAACTCAAAAGGCATGGACTTAACTGATATCAATGTCATCACTCCATTTAAAGAAAATCTAGATGCGTGGTTTGCAGAGCATCGTATTGATTTAAATGATGTGCCTGAAGGCTCTCTAGCAGTGAAGAATCCAGCAAATCACAAAGAAGTGATTGGTCATGTAAAACTTCACTCTTCTGAAGAGATGACAGCATTATTAGAAAATGCAGAAAAAGCATTTGAATCATGGTCACAAACACCGGTTAAAGAGCGTGCTAACTTACTACGCCGTATTGCTGATATTCTAGAACGTCATCACGATGAGCTAGTTGCTATCTGTATTAAAGAAGCGGGTAAAATTACCAAAGATGGTATTGATGAAGTTCGTGAAGCCGTTGATTTCTGCCGCTATTACGCAGCTCGAGCTGAAGAATTAGCACAAGATGAGCGTTTTGAAGCACGTGGTGTAATCTTATGTATCAGCCCATGGAACTTCCCATTAGCTATCTTCTTAGGCCAAGTTGCTGCTGCAATCGTGACTGGTAACACAGTTATTGCAAAACCTGCTGAACAAACAAGCTTAATTGCCTTACGTACTATCGAGCTTATGTTATCTGTTGGTTTACCTGAGCACGTTGTACAACCTGTTATCGCACGTGGTAGCGATGTAGGTAAAACAATTGTTCCTGATGAGCGAATTCAAGCTGTTATGTTCACAGGTTCAACAGAAACAGGTACGCTTATTTCGCAAACACTTGCTGCGCGTAACGATATTCAAGTACCACTAATTGCAGAAACCGGTGGTCAAAACTGTATGATCGTTGACTCAACAGCTCTACCAGAGCAAGTTGTTGACGATGTGATCAGCTCAGGTTTCCAAAGTGCCGGTCAACGTTGTTCTGCACTCCGTGTGTTGTTCTTACAAGAAGATGTTGCTGATGGCATCATCGAAATGCTTAAAGGCGCATTAAAAGAGCTACATGTTGGCGATCCTTCGTTACTTTCGACTGACATTGGTCCTGTAATCGACGAAAAAGCACTGAAAAACTTAAATGAACATGTTGAATACCTAAAAGGTAACGCAACACTTCATTATGAGTGTGAAATTCCTGATAACAACGAAAATGGCGCTTATTTCTTTGCTCCTCGTCTATATGAGATCAAAGACTTATCTGTGCTTAAACGTGAAGTATTTGGCCCGTGTGTACATATCATCCGTTTCAAAGGTACAGAGCTTGATAACGTGATTGATCAAATCAATGGCACTGGCTTTGGCTTAACGATGGGTGTGCATTCACGTATCGAAGAGCGTTGTGAATACTTAGCGAAAATGTCGCGTGCAGGTAACGTTTACATCAACCGTAACATGATTGGTGCGATTGTTGGCGTTCAACCTTTTGGTGGTCGTGGTCTATCAGGTACTGGTCCGAAAGCAGGTGGCCCTAACTACTTACAACGTCTAGTGAAAGAGAAAGCATCACCAGATAACGTGCAAATGACAAACCTAACACCTGATGAGCTAGATACTCACCACTATTCAGGTGCGGCTGAGCAAGTTGCTAAGTTAATGGAAAACTCATTACGTGATGAGAAGATCTGGCGTTCAACACCGTTAAATGACCGAGTTTCGGCTGTGCGTCAATTACTTGCTAAAGTTGCAACCGTTGAAATCATTGATGAGCTTGCTGATGACTTAGCATTAACCCTTGCTGATGCACGTGCGCAGCTTAACCGTCTTGAAAAGCACATGCGTAAACACACTGTGTTGCCTGGACCTACGGGTGAGTCAAACACGCTACACTTAGAACCACGTGGTTGCGTAGTATGTTATGCAGATAAGAGTACGTCATTTAACTTCTGGGCAATTTCTATTATCACTGCACTTGCGGCTGGTAATACTGTTATCACTGTTGCTTCAGAGTTGTTCTATGACGAAGCTGTGGCGTTTAAAGATAAGTTTATCTCAACAGGTATTGCAGAGGGTGTATTCCAAGTAGCTAAACCTAATCAGTTACAAGCTATTTTAGCGCATCCTCACCTTGCTGGTGCCGTTGTTGCTGCGCGTTCATCTCGCTTAGGCTATTTCAGCCAGCAGTTAGCACAACGTAAAGGTGCAATCCTGCCGGTAATTAGCTCTGAGTACTACGATACGCTAATCAAACGTCTACTAACTGAGAAAACAATCAGTATCGACACGACAGCGTCAGGTGGTAACACATCACTTATGACATTGGTTGAAGACGACGAGTAA
- a CDS encoding general secretion pathway protein GspB translates to MSLLLDAIKQSAQHEQTAVDHDQAALQLKQQQELTRYKRLAFSFGLLLAAILTLMAGFSIGKWLQQSKPFAEQPVLANENEKVPSATAENVAGSKDQEQLQTDNSVAKVPSGSQPVVAQQQMMQQPPQQQTMMQQVPVQGAQQYQWVQVPVNTVPVYANQAQPQYAQPVYQNQAAYQPQPQFSQPMQMQQAAPQPTNSNGIDYSKYKVLGKPLDENANNQTKPDDELNEVSDSLKKAFAQAVQDVDQQRSSQVTHSTKSSSYADPIELLPESIQNAIPTLKYQAHIYASEPSKRWIKLNGRELYEGDNIGVLSLIEITPEQSLLSYDGYEFTLKALQDWPE, encoded by the coding sequence ATGTCATTACTTTTAGATGCAATAAAACAATCGGCTCAACATGAGCAAACAGCCGTTGATCACGATCAGGCTGCTTTACAACTTAAACAGCAGCAAGAGTTAACACGCTATAAGCGTTTAGCCTTTTCATTTGGGTTATTACTGGCTGCAATTTTAACGCTAATGGCTGGTTTTTCGATTGGTAAGTGGTTACAGCAAAGTAAGCCATTTGCTGAGCAGCCAGTACTAGCAAATGAGAATGAAAAAGTACCCAGTGCGACAGCTGAAAATGTTGCGGGTTCTAAAGATCAAGAGCAACTTCAAACAGATAACTCTGTAGCTAAAGTACCGTCTGGTTCGCAACCTGTGGTGGCACAACAGCAAATGATGCAACAACCCCCTCAGCAACAAACCATGATGCAGCAAGTTCCTGTACAAGGTGCTCAGCAGTACCAATGGGTACAAGTGCCTGTAAACACAGTGCCAGTTTATGCAAATCAAGCACAGCCGCAATATGCTCAGCCAGTGTATCAAAATCAAGCCGCTTATCAGCCGCAGCCACAGTTTTCGCAACCGATGCAAATGCAGCAAGCTGCACCACAGCCGACAAATAGTAATGGTATTGATTACAGTAAATACAAGGTACTTGGTAAGCCCCTTGATGAGAACGCCAATAATCAAACTAAGCCAGATGATGAGTTAAACGAAGTGTCGGATTCGTTAAAAAAAGCTTTTGCGCAAGCGGTTCAGGATGTTGACCAGCAACGTTCTTCGCAGGTAACGCATAGTACTAAAAGTTCGTCTTATGCTGATCCGATAGAGCTGCTCCCTGAGTCTATTCAAAATGCAATTCCAACACTTAAATACCAAGCGCATATCTACGCATCTGAGCCATCAAAGCGTTGGATAAAACTCAATGGTCGTGAGCTTTATGAAGGTGATAATATCGGTGTGTTATCGTTAATCGAAATCACGCCAGAGCAGAGTTTACTTAGCTATGATGGCTATGAATTCACTTTAAAAGCACTGCAAGACTGGCCTGAGTAG